One segment of Bradyrhizobium sp. CB2312 DNA contains the following:
- a CDS encoding cytochrome c peroxidase: protein MLVLSGLQPSPAPPQVAPSATPAWRGMDEPITPMPPAPVLDPRKVRLGERLFGDNRLSRDNSRSCTSCHDINSNGASTKSHDVDLSGAELPLNTLTVFNATHSFRLSWEGRYRNVGADVAASLVNPRIMGSDLDTIAQRLNQDPVMRAGFFAAYGRGPDGDDIVDAIVNFEKTLVTPGSRFDRWLEGDSAALNSEELEGYHEFKSLGCVSCHQGVNIGGNLFQRHGIFHPLASPDPAILRVPSLRNVATTPPYFHDGSAPTLDDAVRKMGQAQLNTTLTDPQVKAIVAFLRTLTGQYHRSQVGGAP, encoded by the coding sequence GTGCTGGTCCTCAGCGGCCTCCAGCCTTCTCCGGCGCCGCCGCAGGTGGCGCCATCGGCAACGCCTGCCTGGCGCGGCATGGACGAGCCGATTACGCCGATGCCGCCGGCTCCTGTGCTCGATCCGCGAAAGGTCAGGCTCGGTGAGCGCCTGTTCGGCGACAATCGTCTGTCGCGCGACAATTCGAGAAGCTGCACGTCGTGCCACGACATCAACTCCAACGGCGCCAGTACGAAGTCGCACGACGTCGATCTGAGCGGCGCGGAGCTGCCGCTCAACACGTTGACCGTCTTCAACGCGACGCACAGCTTTCGTTTGAGCTGGGAGGGAAGATATCGCAACGTCGGCGCAGACGTCGCGGCGTCGCTCGTCAACCCGCGGATCATGGGCAGCGATCTCGACACGATCGCGCAGAGGCTCAATCAGGATCCCGTGATGCGCGCCGGCTTCTTTGCCGCCTACGGCCGCGGTCCGGATGGCGACGACATCGTCGACGCCATCGTGAATTTTGAAAAGACGCTGGTGACGCCCGGCAGCCGGTTCGACCGCTGGCTCGAGGGCGACAGCGCCGCGTTGAACTCCGAGGAGTTGGAAGGATACCACGAGTTCAAATCCCTGGGCTGCGTCTCGTGCCATCAGGGCGTCAATATCGGCGGAAATCTGTTTCAGCGTCACGGCATATTTCATCCGTTGGCCTCGCCGGATCCGGCCATTCTGCGCGTGCCGAGCCTGCGCAATGTCGCGACCACCCCGCCTTATTTTCACGACGGCAGCGCACCGACGCTCGATGACGCGGTTCGCAAGATGGGGCAGGCACAATTGAACACAACGCTGACTGATCCTCAGGTGAAGGCAATCGTCGCCTTCCTCCGCACTCTGACCGGACAATATCACCGCTCCCAGGTCGGAGGCGCGCCATGA
- a CDS encoding DUF1127 domain-containing protein has product MLDPQLSSNVNRIVRPPRMQIGGIAPLDLSNDRDSKRVRATPPAMSNDPTPLAVAPFVEMDRPATTWWSTALEFFMEGFAVYGAALHPSAAFSVEEASVSANAHQARFAGSRDPAVAHEQRASQYLNGSNVIAPELGAWIEQHDRGDWLAGLGEKIVALWTHWRREQEIRRAVRALAEYDDRTLRDIGIQGRADIERMVRYCRDC; this is encoded by the coding sequence ATGCTGGATCCGCAGCTCTCTTCAAACGTGAACCGGATCGTTCGGCCGCCTCGCATGCAGATCGGCGGCATTGCGCCGCTTGATCTGTCGAACGATCGGGACAGCAAGCGCGTTCGCGCCACGCCGCCGGCCATGTCGAATGACCCGACGCCGCTGGCTGTAGCACCATTCGTGGAGATGGATCGTCCGGCCACCACCTGGTGGTCGACGGCGCTTGAGTTCTTCATGGAAGGCTTTGCCGTCTATGGCGCGGCGCTGCATCCGAGCGCGGCTTTCTCGGTCGAAGAGGCGTCGGTTTCTGCAAATGCGCACCAGGCGCGTTTCGCTGGCAGTCGCGATCCCGCTGTGGCGCACGAACAGCGCGCCTCTCAATATTTGAACGGTTCTAATGTCATCGCACCTGAGCTCGGCGCGTGGATAGAGCAGCACGACCGCGGAGACTGGCTAGCCGGGCTCGGTGAGAAGATCGTGGCGTTGTGGACGCACTGGCGCAGGGAACAGGAGATCAGGCGGGCCGTCAGGGCGCTGGCGGAATACGACGACCGGACCTTGCGGGATATAGGCATCCAGGGCCGGGCGGACATTGAACGGATGGTGAGGTACTGTCGTGATTGCTGA
- a CDS encoding response regulator: MLADVGHIIVVDDDPTLRQMVIKYLEEHNVPSRAASTRAELHRHLEGAQPSLIILDLRLGQDDGLDMLREIRAQSDVPVIITTGHRPDEIDRIVGLELGADDYIIKPFSLRELLARVRAVLRRQEMGRAARARDPERGGYRFNGWKLERRGRRLLDANNDQVPLSKGEYALLLAFLEAPQRPLTREHLLQATRIHEDIFDRSIDVQVLRLRRKLETDPSAPRIIQTERGVGYVFTLPVEPF, translated from the coding sequence ATGTTGGCAGACGTCGGCCATATCATAGTCGTCGATGACGACCCCACCCTACGGCAGATGGTGATCAAATATCTGGAAGAGCACAACGTCCCGAGCAGGGCCGCATCCACCCGGGCCGAACTGCACCGACATCTGGAAGGAGCGCAGCCCAGCCTGATCATTCTCGATCTGCGGCTGGGGCAGGACGACGGCCTGGACATGCTCAGGGAAATTCGTGCGCAGTCCGACGTGCCGGTCATCATCACGACCGGGCACCGGCCCGACGAAATCGACCGTATCGTCGGTCTCGAGCTCGGCGCCGACGACTACATCATCAAGCCATTCAGCCTGAGGGAGCTGCTGGCGCGGGTCCGCGCCGTGTTGCGCCGTCAGGAGATGGGGCGGGCCGCGCGCGCCCGCGATCCGGAACGCGGCGGCTATCGCTTCAACGGCTGGAAGCTCGAACGCCGCGGCCGCAGGCTGCTGGATGCAAACAACGATCAGGTTCCCCTGAGCAAGGGCGAATATGCGCTGCTGCTGGCGTTCCTCGAAGCACCGCAGCGCCCGCTGACCCGCGAGCATCTGCTCCAGGCGACCCGCATCCACGAAGACATTTTTGACCGCAGCATCGATGTTCAGGTGCTGCGGCTGCGGCGCAAGCTCGAGACCGATCCGAGCGCGCCGCGCATCATCCAGACCGAGCGCGGCGTCGGTTACGTCTTCACCCTTCCGGTAGAACCGTTCTAA